CGGCTTCGGGCCGAGCGGGGGCGGCGCGGTAGGGCTGGATCACCTGCTCGCCGAAGAGGCGGATCGACTTGGCGATCTGCTCGTGCTTGAGGTACGGCAGCTCCATGTAGAGGATCAGCTGGTCGGCGCCGGCCTGGTCGTAGATCTCGACGACCTTGCGGCACTGCTCGGGCGTGCCCACCGCCATCGAGCCGATGTTCAGCAGCCCCGGCAGCGCGTCCTTCGCGGTCAGGTCCAGCTTCTTCGTCTGGTTCTGATAGTGCCGGTACGACTCCGGCACCGTGCCGTAGGCCTTCTCCCAGGCGCCCTGCACGCGATTGCGCTCGCCCGCGTAGTAGAGCGCGCCGGGACCGCCGACGTTGCGCACCTCCGCTTCGTCTTCGCCGCAGAAGCCGATCGTGAAGGCGCCGAACTGGTTGTTGACGAAGCCGGCCACGGGCTGCGCCTGGCGAATCTTGTCCTTGTAGTTGCGCACGTAGTTGAACGACTCGGCCGGGTCCAGCAGGGCGAAGTGCAGGAAGCCGAGGCCGTAGTGCGCCGCCAGCTCCAGCGAGGCCTGCTGCCCGCCGGCCATCCACAGCGGCGGGTGCGGCTTCTGCAGCGGGTGCGGCAGCACCGTGCGCCTGGGTATGTCGTAGTAGCGGCCCTTGAACGAGGCGCGCTCCTCCGTCCAGAACTTCGGCAGGATCTGGATCGCCTCTTCCCACATCGGGCGCGTGTCGTCCGGGTCGATCTCGAAGCCGCGCAGCTCGAGTGTGGTGGCGGAGCGGCCCGTGCCCACGTCCAGCCGGCCGTGGCTGAGAATGTCGAGCGCCGCGCAGCGTTCGGCCACGCGAATGGCGTGGTTATACGCCTTCGGCAGCAGCACGACGCCGTGGCCGATGCGCATCGTCGTCGTATGCTGGGCCACGGCGCTGAGAAAGACCTCGGGCGCCGAGCAGTGCGCGAACTCCTCGGTGAAGTGGTGTTCTACCGCCCAGACCTGGTCGAAGCCCACCGATTCGGCGAGCTTGATCTCCTCGATGCACTGCCAGTAGCGCTCGTAGTCGCTGCGCTCATGCCAGGGCCGGGGCGTATGAATCTCGTAGAGCACACCGAAGCGCATCGCCGCGTTCCCTCGATTGCGGTGGCCGAACGGCGGCCATCTGCGGATGTTGCGGCGAAGGTAGCACAGGAAGTTGCTAATCGCAAGGCAAGACGGGGCAGCGCCAACGATTTTCAAGCCGGCGTACCCGGCGACGGGGCACCGCCCCGCTCATCGCGGGCTGAACCCCCGGCGTGCAGCCGCTATACTTGGCGATGGACAGCCGGCCGCAAGGCTGTGCGGGCGGAGGGCGGACGATGGCGGACGAAGCCGGCGCAGCGTTTCCCGAGAGCAAGGACGCGCTGCTGAACCGCATCCGTGCGGCGCGGTCGGCCCTGGATGCGGACCTTGCCGGCGTCCCCGACGCGCGGCTGGCGGCGACCGGTGCAGACGGCTGGTCGCTGAAGGACCACCTGGCGCACATCGCCGCCTGGGAGCGGGTGCTGATCGCGCTGCTGCGCGGCGCGCCCGAGCACGAGGCGTTCGCGATCAACCAGTCCGCGCTCGCCACGTTGGACACGGACGGCGTCAACGCGATCCTGCGCGAGCGCGGCGCGGCGCTGCCGCCGGACGCCGTGAGGGCCGAGTTCCACGCCGCGCACGCCGCCGTGCTGGCGGAGGTGCAGGAGATGCCCGAGTCCGCGCTCGTCGCTCCGCTTGCCGCGGACGATCCCCGGTCGCGCGTGCAGAAGATCGCCGGCGATACGTATCTGCACTACGACGATCATCGCGCCTGGATCGCGCCGCTGCTGCGCGCCTGAAGCGAGCGTTACTTCGCCGTAGATCTACGCGCCCGCCGCCGCGTGCCCCTCGATCGGGCAGTAGAGGCTGTTCGGCTCGATGCGGAAGACGCGGTTGAAGCGGGCGCGGAAGTTCTCCAGCGCCGCCGTGGCCGCCAGCTCCACGAGCTGCTCGTCGCTGTAGTGCGTGCGCAGGCGCGCGTACAGCGCGTCGTCAACCTCGACGCTGGCCTGCGTCATCGTGTCGGCCAGCGCCAGCGCGGCGCGCTCGGCCTCATCGAAAAGCGGACTCGTAGCGTAGTCGGGCAGCGCGGCGATCTTCTCGTCGGCTACGCCCGCGTTGCTGCCGCCGGCAGCGTTGATGTCCACTCAGAAGGGACAGCCGACCAGTGCGGCGATGCGCACGCAGACCAGCGACTTCAGCCCGGCCGCCAGCGTCGGTTCTTTGAATATCGAGCGGTTGAGGCCGCGCATGGCGGTCATGATCGGCGGGCGGTAGGCGAGCACGCCGGTGGGGTTCAGCACCAGCCCGAACGCCTTCATGTCCTGGTCGTAGAACGGCTGAACGTCGGGGTGTGCTTCCTGGCGGCTCAGCGGACGGATGCGGTCCATACTGCGATGCTCCTGTGGGTGGCTGAAGCGGCGGCGGGACGCCCCTCCTCTTCCCTTGTAGCGCGAAAGTGGTGCAGCCACCAGCGCCAATTCGGCCGAGGCTGCAGGACCATTTGGCCGGTATGGCGCTCAGTGGCGCGGCAGCCGCTCCGGCCGCTCGGTCGTGCGCGCTTCCAGCTCCCAGAGCGCGGGCAGGCCGACCAGCTCGTCCATCTCGGCGCGGTTGCGCATCAACTCTTCCGGGTCCATTTCGACGTAGCCCTGCTTGAGCATCTGCTCATAGCCGCGCCGCACCGCCGCGTAGGCCGCCAGCATGCCCGCCTGCGCCTCGATCGTCAGCGGATAGCCCAGATCCGCGAGCTGCGCCGGCGTGAAGCGCGGCGGACGGGCCACGGCGATCGTCATCGCCGCCAGCGGTTTGGCGATCTCGCGCGGCAGGCGGCGGAACTCCTCGTCGTTGCGCGGGAAGATCATGATCAGGTCGGCGCCGGCCTCGGCGTAGGCGTTGGCGCGGCGAATGCCCTCTTCCAGATTGACCTCCGCCACGGTGTTGGTGCGGGCGATGACCAGGAAATCGGGATCTTCGCGCGCCGCCACGGCCGCCTGGACCTTCTCCACCATCGCCTCTTCGCTTACCGGGTGGTCGATGCCTTTGTGGTGGTGCGCGTGCTTCGGCGTGAGCTGGTCCTCGATCTCGATGCCCGCGGCGCCGGCCCGCTCCAGCTCGCGCACCGTGCGCTCGACGTGGATCGGGTCGCCGAAGCCGGTGGCGACATCCACGATCAGCGGCAGGTCACAGACGGCGGTGATCCCGCGCACGACGTTGACGACGTCGCTGCTGGTGAGCCGCGCCTCCGTCGTGCCCAGCACGTAGCCCAGCGCCCCGCCGCCGAGGTAGGCCGCGGGAAAGCCGAGCCGCTGCACCAGCAGCGTGTTGAGCGGGTCGGCGGCGTAGGGCGCCAGCACCGGCCCGCCGCCCGCGAGCGCGGCGCGCAGCGCGGCGGTTGGACGCGGACGAGGCGATTGCTCGGGCACGGCGACCTCCTTGCTAGGGCGTAGGGCGTAGGGCGTAGGGCGTAGGGCGTAGGCGAACTGTCGTGCTACACGCGCTCCTGCGCAGGGCGCACGAAGCGCGTGACCAGGGGGCGCGGTGTCAGGCGCACGGAGAAGGCGAGCGCCCTGTTGCGGAAGCCCGGGATCACCACGGTCTGCCCCTTTTTCCTGCCCGCGTAGCCGGCGAGGGCGATCTTGCCTGCCACCAGCCGCGAATCTTCCATCGCCGCGCGCTTCTGGAAGCCGGAGGCGGCCGCTCCGGGGCAGAGCGCGGTGGACGCTCACGCCGGAGCCGCGCGGCTCGTTCGCCAGCGCCTCGGAGAAGCTGAGCGCGCACGCCTTGGTCGCATAGTACACGGCCATCAGCGGGCCGGGCTGGAAGGCGGCGGTGGAGGCGACGTTGCGGATGCGGCCGGAGCGCCGCGCCAGCTGCGTGAGCGCCGCCGTGTTCACCTGGATCATTTGCGGCTCGACCGTGAGATCGCTCTCGCTGAAAGCGCCGCAGCCGGCGAAGCCGGCGTTGTTCACCAGCACGTCGATCTCGATGCCCACCGCCTCGCAGGCCGCGCGGATGGCGGCGGGCGAGGCGGGATCGGCAAGGTCACGGGCGAGCACGGTGGCGCGTACGCCGTGCCTCTGCACCAGCCCGGCGGCCAGTTGGCGCAGCGCCGCCGCGCCAGCTCCAGCCCGATGCCGCCGGAGGCGCCGGTGATCGGCGCCGTGCCACGGCGCTTCGGGACGCTGCCTGCGGATGCCATTTGCCACCCCCTTGCCGTCGGATCCAGGTACTGAGCGGGCGCTGCCGTCAACAGTAGTGAGCGCTCATTATTTTATCAAGGGCGCGCTGCCTTGCCCGTCCGCGGCGGCGCCCGGCAGGCACGCTGCCCTCGCTGCTTGCCGCCGCGCCCGTTGCCGCCGGGCGTGATAGCGTGGTTGCCGGAGGCGCACGCACATGGCGAACCACCGCCCGCAGACGCTGGCCCGCAACGGCATCGTCTGCGCCCCACACTATCTGGCCGCGCAGGCCGGGCTCCGCCTGATGCAGGCGGGCGGCAACGCCATGGATGCCGCGATCGCCGCCAGCGCCGCGCTCAACGTCGTCTATCCGATCCTCTGCGGCACGGGCGGCGATCTGTTCATGCTGATCTGGGACGCGGCCGGAGGCGGCCTGCATGCGCTGGATGCGGCCGGCCGCGCCGGCAGCCTCGCCTCGATCGAGCGGGTGCGCGCCGCGGGCCACAACGCCATGCCGCAGCGTGGCGCGATGGCTGTCTCCGTGCCCGGCGTCGTCGACGGCTGGGCGATGGCGAGCGAGCGCTTCGGCCGGCTGGGCCTGGCCGCCGCGCTGCAGCCGGCGATCGCGTATGCCGAGGACGGCGCGCCCGCGACGCCCTATCTCGCCGATCGCCTCGCCTTCGTGGCGAAGCAGCCCTGGGTGCATCGTAGCTGGCTGGACCTGTACGCGCCGGGCGGCAAGGCGCCGGCGGCCGGCGCCTCGCTGCGCGTGCCGGAGCTGGGCCGCACATTGCGGCTCGTGGCCGAACAGGGACGCGACGCGTTCTACGAGGGCGAGATCGCGGCGGCCACGGCGGACTTTCTGCTGGCCGAGGGTGGCTTCGTCACGCGCGAAGACCTGGCGGCGCACCACGGCCGCTGGGTCGAGCCGCTCGCCATCGACTACCACGGGTACACGATCTACGAGATGCCGCCGCCCACACAGGGCGTGACGGCGCTGCAGGCGTTGAAGCTGAGCGAAGGGCTCGCGCTCGGGCAGGGCCCGCTCGAGCCGGAAACCGTGCACCTCCTGGTGGAGGCGAAGAAGCTCTCGTTCGCCGACCGCGCTGCCTGCCTGGCCGATCCGGGCTGCATGCGCGTGGCGCCGCGCGTCCTGCTGGACGAGGCGTACCTGGAAACGCGGCGGCGGCAGATCGATCCACTGAGCGCGGCGACGAGCCCGGCCGGTATCTCGTCCGGCGACACGATCTATCTCTGCGCCGCCGACGGCGAAGGCAACGCGGTTTCGCTGATCCAGAGCAACTACATGGGCGTCGGTTCCGGCCTGGTCGTGCCCGGCTACGGCATCGAGCTGCACAACCGCGGCTGCTCCTTCTCGCTCGATCCGGCGCACCCCAACGCGCTCGGCCCGCGCCGCCAGCCGCTGCACACGCTGATCCCCTCAATGGCGTTCAGCAACGGGCGGCCGGCGATCGTCTTCGGCACCATGGGCGGCGACGGCCAGCCGCAGACGCACCTGCAGGTCTACACGGCGCTGCTCGCCTACGGCTTGATCGACGACCCGCAGGCGGCGATCGAGCTGCCGCGCTGGGTGCACGGCCGCGGCCTGCCCGGCGATCCGCCCGAACTGGTGCTGGAGGACCGCTTCCCGCCGCGGACGGTGGCGCGGCTGCGCGAGCTGGGCCACGAGGTAGCGCTGACGGACGCCTGGTCGAGCATGATGGGCCACGCGCACGCGATCGTGATCGACCAGGCGACGGGCGTGCTGCGCGGCGCCGCCGACCCGCGCGCCGACAGCCTTGCCGCGGCGTGGTAGCCGCCGGGAAAGGCGCGTTTCCCGGGCGCGACTACGCGTTGCTGAGGTTGCCGCTCGCGTCCGCGACGAACAACGCTTCGAAGGGATAGCCCTGTTTGGCGAAGAACTCGGCGGCGCCCTGCTGGCGGTCGACCAGGACAACGATCTTGGCAATCTCGCAGCCCGCGGCCTTTACCGCGTCCACCGCGTCCATGCAGGAGCGCCCCGAGGTGGCCACGTCATCGACGATCGCCACGCGCCGGCCGGGCGAGATCAGGGGCTTGCCATCCGGCGCGTATGACTCCGCGATCAGGTCCTCGATGCCGTGGTCCTTGCGCTGCGGCCGCACGATGAAGGCCGGGAGCGGCTCGCCGTGGAGGCCGCTGGTCAGCGCCACGGCGGTGGCGATCGGGTCGGCGCCGAGCGCCTTGCCGCCCACCGCTTCGATGCCCTGTCCGCGCAGCCGCTCGAAGACGAGCTCGCCGGTGAGCCGGGCGCCCTCGGGCGAGAGCGTGGCGAACTTGCCCTGGAAGAAGTAGCTGCTCCTGCCGCCCGCGGCGAGCACGAACTCCCCGCGCCGGATGCAGTAGGCATCAAGGATTTCTCGCAGCCGGCTCTGCTCATTCAGAAGTGTGCTGGTTGTCACCCATGCCTCCGTACCGTGCTGCTGGCCTGCCCGGCGCTATTGTCCGGCAGTGGTGCGCGGCGCTTCAACATGGCGGCTTCCGAGAGCGACGTAACGGTGCAACAGGCCAGGACGCGGCCGCAGCGGTCGGCGGCGCCCTCGCTACTCCTTCGGCAGCAGGATCTCGCCGACGCCGCGGGCCATGACGGTGCCGAGCTGGTTGCTCATCGTGTGGCGCACCTGCACGATCGTGCGGCCCTGCGTGTCAATAGATTTGTCCACCACCTCGCCGTCCTGGTAGGTCACGTCGCCGGTGAAGGCTGGGTTGCGGTACTGCGTGTTCACGTGCAGCAGGAAGCCGTGCTCGCCGGCCCAGTTGGTCAGGTAGTCCGTCACCCAGGCGCCCATCGTCGCGCCGTAGCCGTAGCCGCGCGGCATGCCGATGAACTGCGCCCAGCGCGGCTGCACGTGCCCGCGCGAGGGGCCGTAGACGAGGCCGTCGCCCGCGCCGGGGTTGATCGACATGCGCTCTTCGTTGCGCGACATCTCGGGCAGCCAGCCGGCCTGCATGGTCGAGGACGGTCCGCCGCCGTCGTAGTGCGCTTCCCAGCCGCCCACGTCGGTGCGCGACTCCGTGGTGAAGCTCTGGATGCTGTGCGGCCCCAGCACGCGGCGCGGCAGCTTTTCGCCGGCCTTCACATCGGCCCAGAGCCGCGGCAGGTGGCCGCGGTCCAGGTAGCTCTTGATGTAGCGGATCTTCTCCAGCTCGACCGCCTCCAACTCCTCGTCGGTCCACTCCGGGTCGACGCGCAGGTGGTCGAAGCTGCCGAGGCGGCGGGCGTTCTCCGCAAGATAACGGATCGAGGTCGATCGCTGGCGGGCGATCGATTCGCCGCGCTGGTTGTAGTAGACCGTGTCGCCGCGGGAAAACATCGTCGGACCGGCGAAGCTGGTGTTCGTCACGCGGTAGTCGAAGAGCATGCGCTCCATGCGCAGCAGGTCGCCGGGGAAGACGCGCGGGCCGAAGAACCAGAACTCGTCGCCGCCGAAGAGCATGTGCGAGCCGGGCACGGTGCCCTGGATCGAGGGCGTGGCGCCGGTGCCCGGCCCGCCGCCGAAGTACGACTGCGGCGCGACGATGCGGCCGAAGACGCTCTGCGCGGCGAACTCCTCGTTGTAGTAGAGGGGGTTCGCGTTTTGCATGCCCTGCACGAAGCGGCGGATATCGTTGGTGGAGAACGGCTCCTTGAACTGCTGCCCGCCCAGCGGCACGCCGATCCAGCGATCGACATCCGTCGCGTCCATCTGCACCATCTCGGGTTGTGCGTCGGTGGTCATCTCCTGCCTCCTCTGCCTACGAAGCATCCGACGGCTTCACGCTCGGCGCTCGGCCCTCACCCCCGGTGGTCGGCCCTCACCCCCGGCCCCTCTCCCAATCCTGGGAGAGGGGAGCTATTGCCACGCCTTCAGCCCCAACCATCCGTCCCAAGATCTCCCCTTCTCTAGAATTGGGGGAAGGGGCCGGGGGATGGGGGCCACGGCTACCGGATGTGCGCCGCGTACTCCGTGCCGATGTGGCCCTCCGCGATCAACTGCTCGTACGCGGCGTCGCTCACGCCGAGCAGCTCCTTGTAGATCTGCGCGTTGTGCTCGCCCAGCAGGATCGGCGGTTGCCGCACGCCGGGTTTGGCGTTGGCGAAGCGGTACGGCATGCCGGGATAACGATGCCGGCCCGTATCCGCCTGGTCGATCTCCCAGAAGAAGCCGCGCGCGGCGAGGTGAGGATCGGCCATCGCGTCCGCGTCGTCCAGCACCGGGCCGGCCATGAGTCCTTCCGCCCGCAGCCGCACGACCGCCTCCTCG
The genomic region above belongs to Dehalococcoidia bacterium and contains:
- a CDS encoding maleylpyruvate isomerase N-terminal domain-containing protein; its protein translation is MADEAGAAFPESKDALLNRIRAARSALDADLAGVPDARLAATGADGWSLKDHLAHIAAWERVLIALLRGAPEHEAFAINQSALATLDTDGVNAILRERGAALPPDAVRAEFHAAHAAVLAEVQEMPESALVAPLAADDPRSRVQKIAGDTYLHYDDHRAWIAPLLRA
- the ggt gene encoding gamma-glutamyltransferase → MANHRPQTLARNGIVCAPHYLAAQAGLRLMQAGGNAMDAAIAASAALNVVYPILCGTGGDLFMLIWDAAGGGLHALDAAGRAGSLASIERVRAAGHNAMPQRGAMAVSVPGVVDGWAMASERFGRLGLAAALQPAIAYAEDGAPATPYLADRLAFVAKQPWVHRSWLDLYAPGGKAPAAGASLRVPELGRTLRLVAEQGRDAFYEGEIAAATADFLLAEGGFVTREDLAAHHGRWVEPLAIDYHGYTIYEMPPPTQGVTALQALKLSEGLALGQGPLEPETVHLLVEAKKLSFADRAACLADPGCMRVAPRVLLDEAYLETRRRQIDPLSAATSPAGISSGDTIYLCAADGEGNAVSLIQSNYMGVGSGLVVPGYGIELHNRGCSFSLDPAHPNALGPRRQPLHTLIPSMAFSNGRPAIVFGTMGGDGQPQTHLQVYTALLAYGLIDDPQAAIELPRWVHGRGLPGDPPELVLEDRFPPRTVARLRELGHEVALTDAWSSMMGHAHAIVIDQATGVLRGAADPRADSLAAAW
- the pyrE gene encoding orotate phosphoribosyltransferase is translated as MTTSTLLNEQSRLREILDAYCIRRGEFVLAAGGRSSYFFQGKFATLSPEGARLTGELVFERLRGQGIEAVGGKALGADPIATAVALTSGLHGEPLPAFIVRPQRKDHGIEDLIAESYAPDGKPLISPGRRVAIVDDVATSGRSCMDAVDAVKAAGCEIAKIVVLVDRQQGAAEFFAKQGYPFEALFVADASGNLSNA
- a CDS encoding LLM class flavin-dependent oxidoreductase translates to MRFGVLYEIHTPRPWHERSDYERYWQCIEEIKLAESVGFDQVWAVEHHFTEEFAHCSAPEVFLSAVAQHTTTMRIGHGVVLLPKAYNHAIRVAERCAALDILSHGRLDVGTGRSATTLELRGFEIDPDDTRPMWEEAIQILPKFWTEERASFKGRYYDIPRRTVLPHPLQKPHPPLWMAGGQQASLELAAHYGLGFLHFALLDPAESFNYVRNYKDKIRQAQPVAGFVNNQFGAFTIGFCGEDEAEVRNVGGPGALYYAGERNRVQGAWEKAYGTVPESYRHYQNQTKKLDLTAKDALPGLLNIGSMAVGTPEQCRKVVEIYDQAGADQLILYMELPYLKHEQIAKSIRLFGEQVIQPYRAAPARPEAAGDTARVS
- a CDS encoding MaoC family dehydratase N-terminal domain-containing protein gives rise to the protein MTTDAQPEMVQMDATDVDRWIGVPLGGQQFKEPFSTNDIRRFVQGMQNANPLYYNEEFAAQSVFGRIVAPQSYFGGGPGTGATPSIQGTVPGSHMLFGGDEFWFFGPRVFPGDLLRMERMLFDYRVTNTSFAGPTMFSRGDTVYYNQRGESIARQRSTSIRYLAENARRLGSFDHLRVDPEWTDEELEAVELEKIRYIKSYLDRGHLPRLWADVKAGEKLPRRVLGPHSIQSFTTESRTDVGGWEAHYDGGGPSSTMQAGWLPEMSRNEERMSINPGAGDGLVYGPSRGHVQPRWAQFIGMPRGYGYGATMGAWVTDYLTNWAGEHGFLLHVNTQYRNPAFTGDVTYQDGEVVDKSIDTQGRTIVQVRHTMSNQLGTVMARGVGEILLPKE
- a CDS encoding isocitrate lyase/PEP mutase family protein produces the protein MPEQSPRPRPTAALRAALAGGGPVLAPYAADPLNTLLVQRLGFPAAYLGGGALGYVLGTTEARLTSSDVVNVVRGITAVCDLPLIVDVATGFGDPIHVERTVRELERAGAAGIEIEDQLTPKHAHHHKGIDHPVSEEAMVEKVQAAVAAREDPDFLVIARTNTVAEVNLEEGIRRANAYAEAGADLIMIFPRNDEEFRRLPREIAKPLAAMTIAVARPPRFTPAQLADLGYPLTIEAQAGMLAAYAAVRRGYEQMLKQGYVEMDPEELMRNRAEMDELVGLPALWELEARTTERPERLPRH